The following nucleotide sequence is from Trifolium pratense cultivar HEN17-A07 linkage group LG2, ARS_RC_1.1, whole genome shotgun sequence.
cgttgtcatatcaaatttctccatcgccaacacccaaaacccattcagaaaacaatcttctttgttaaacgtctgcactcgaagcactcATACACAATGTtcaaacttcacaaaaatttcaaagaaccgaagaattaatagtagcatgaacaaatTATGGcattgtacctttgggtattactggtagaatttgtctaaaatctccgacaaaaataacaacttttccaccgaagggaatgtgtttatttttttcatcaacaaacttgagaatatcttttaaagttcgatcaacagcttcgaaacagtgtttgtgcatcattggtgtttcatcccatataatgagctttgctttttgtattaatagcgccaaaggggaatacaacatttagaggaatacaaaaccttgaatgtgttgttctaccgccaagtataagcaatgcagcgatctcacttgaggcaactgttaaaactatctcaccttttgagcgtaatgcggttgacatggccctccagataaatgtcttccctatactgccataaccataaagaaaaaacacaccaggtttattttcgttaactcttgtcatgattgtgtcatatactttacgttgctctgaagtcataggtgacatcaatctaacatgttccccagctaatgattgtctgttataattcaattcgtcgtgtattaaactattttgtatatcaggaactaattaTGTGTCTGATCTAgacattggaggataatcttttaaactcttcccacaactacgtaacatcatctcaatatctgctagtgcatattgtatcaactgatcatcggttaatattaaatctgcaatgttaaaatcaaaataatgaatgtgattagtgacatgactatggttgtgtttggttgtattaaaaaaaattcatttagcACAATCGAGTTTGatagatttaattttttgttaaaagtgagttaaacataattgatttatgtttagatacattaacgtaaaaataaagggtatttataaaaaatatcaattctttttccatttttttttgacaaaattatttttccaattttaaaaaactacaatttaataaactgcataataaataatttaaaatgtgatataagcaaggttacatgagtaaaaaaattaacaactaaTAAGTATGGTTTTATAGAAATAGGTGAAAATATTTATACCTGGAGCACCAATCAAGTGTCTCTGTTTGTGCAAAATGTCATCAATCAAAAGATGTGAAGTACTTGTCCAAACTATTTCTGGTCTGGTCGGCTGATCTGACACCAATAATGTTGCAAACATTGTCCTTAAAAAAGTCTCTGAACCCCAGTGACTTGTCTCTTTTATTGCTTCTATATACTCCTTATCATCATCATCCAGCAAACCTCTTGCAAAACAGGCTTCCTTGAAACTATCATATTTGAAATTATCCATTGTTTTTAATTCATCAAAAGAAGTAGGACCTTTGACGTAGTTTAACAATGTCCTCAAATAAAACCTTTCACCCGCACCAGGTGGTGCAAAGTGAACTCTTCCAATTGAAAAACCTCTTTGTCTTGGAGCCCACTGATGCAAATTTTCTTTCCATACAAACTTAGTTGGGTATTGACTATATGTTAAATTTTTgagtaaatgatcatttacccccccgcaaaataagcaaattttcgtttacccccctatgcagattttttttctgtttacccccctgcaaaaaatagattcactccttttgccccctgtgtgtacagcaggacatatgattgtgcaaatttgctgacgtggcttgtacatgtggaaaaaaacatttatatttatttttaaattctacatcagataatatttttttcaaaaaaaaaaaaattcctacaaaattagtaaaacgaattttttttccaaaattaaaagaaaatcctacaaataaaatatttttccctacaaaattttaaaaaattcctacaaatattttttttgtacaaaattattattttttccctaaaataaaaaaacgaattttcatatttttctcccaaataaagtttattttcaaaataaagattttaaaaatttattttcaaatctttttgatttaaaaaaaaacagaatcttagccggtttgcttccaccgtcgtgatcatattcgtcgtcgtcttcttcaatcaccggaatcgtcttctacttcgttattgtcttctgcttccttctatttttctagttctagggcaaatgattttggtataagaggaaaacacgaataaaacttctttttctattttttttaattcaaagagattaacaaaaaaataatgttttgttttttaaaaaaaaagatcatgttttttttaattcaaaaagatttgaaaataaatctttaaaatttttattttgaaaataacctttattttggagtaaatatttattttgggagcaaaataagaaaattcatttttttttgttggaaatttttttaaattctttgtaggaaaaaaaattatttttttgcaggaaatttttaaaaaaattttgtagggaaaaaaatttatttgttggatttttttgggaaaaaaaaaaaagaaaatccgtttttttattttgtagaaaaaaaaattttaaaaaaaaatattatctgacgtggaatttaaaaaataaatattaattattttttccacgtgtacaagtcatgtcagcagatttgcacattcacatgtcctgctatacacacggggggcaaaatgagtgaatttattttttgcagggggggtaaacagaaaaaaaatctgcataaggggggtaaacgaaaatttgcttattttgcagggggtaaatgatcatttaccctaaatTTTTTGCCTCTGAAAATTTCTTGTTTGCATCCATCCATGCCAAAAAAATTGATATGCGACTCTTTGGTTTGTTTAGAACGTCTTCAATACGCTCGTTATCTTCAAATAAAATAGTGTGTTCATCTTCAAGATGATAATTAAGCTGCTCAACCGTAGGCTCTCTATAGTgtatatcaaaagaaaatatccTTCAAGCAGCTTCACATGCCGACAAATATCTACAGTCATAATACATCTTTATTTCATCAAAACATTGTGACTTGTCGCTTCCATTACCAGATGTATAGAAATTTGTTGTAACACGATCATTGTGACTTGTCActaaatgcaaaattgtgtcGTCTGTGAAAATCTTAATATCAATACTCGGtatcataattttaatagaaataacatataaaataaaattaaatataaataattgagaattttGGTGTAAAAAACAATCTATTAAATAATTTGGAACTATACTAACTTCGGTTACGCAAAACTCAACGCAGTAGGTCTGATATCTAATTTGCAATTCATTAATCAACTTCTCCCGATCAGTTAACGGATTGGGATTCAAAGGacctgtttatatatatatatatatatatatatatatatatatatatatatatatatatatatatatatatatatatatatataaagttggcataaagttttaaaacaatatctatttcaggaataaagataataaatcacaaaacagaatgaaagtttatacacacctctgagtaaattaagtcgaattgtggtgaagttgttaacatgagatattgaaatgtgaaagatgctttttttttttttaaagagatttcaatattgttgaaggtaTTATAGTAtgggaatatatatatatatatatatatataactttccaaatcacacgtgataataactttccaaatctcatatgataattattctctaaatttatgatccggtagaaagaaaatcattgatcaggaaagacataaaaatatttcgtgatgaataatatagtcaacaataattttgatatgatatacttttaaaattgatggtgcttatcaattattgcacataatttaaatcacaattagTATACTTGctataatggttggaaatattgtcttgcattgaatgattgtgggttcgaatcctagtcaagacaaaattgtattattttttaataaaaattgcaagataaaatggagggaaaacagagaaaacaaattaggattTAGACATTGTTTGGTAAGTgcaataagctagtttatagcttattaaactagcttataagattgtttaaaaaaatgtgaagtgtttggtaacgagcttctctaactagcttatagcgttttttgagatgctatttcaagtagcgtatgagcttatagctttttcattttattccatatttaccctcattaattttatttatttattttttaaaaattataataactacccactaacacttacaaaaaaaaactacccactaaccatgaatttttatgtcattttgtacttacaacagctaaatttgtcaaacactttaattttattctactagcttttcagctataagctaccagccatcagctatcagctatcagctagcttatagcttatttttaccaaacagagccttagaGTTTGCttatgtatacaagcttataatataaaagattctGTTGCACTTtttggctctgtttggtaaaaataagctataagctagctgatagctgatagctgataagctagcttatagctgataagctagcttatagctgatagctgatggctggtagcttatagctgaaaagctagtagaataaaattaaagtgtttggcaaatttagctgttgtaagtacaaaatgacataaaaatacatggttagtgggtagtttttttttttgtaagtgttagtgggtagttattataatttttaaaaattaaataaataaaattaatgagggtaaatatggaataaaatgaaaaagctataagctataagctcatacgctacttgaaatagcatctcaaaaaacgctataagctagttagagaagctcgttaccaaacacttcacatttttatcaaacaagcttataagctcgtccaataagctataagctagcttattggacttaccaaacagagcctttaTGCAATTTCTCCTTAATctattgaactttttttttgcaatttctCCTTAATctattgaacttttttttttgcaatttctCCTTAATCTATTGAACTTTTTTTGCAATTTCTCCATATTCTATTGCACTGTTTTTGCAATTTTTCCCTATTATACGACACTTTTTCCTTGGCAATAGTTCCAATGTATTCAAGCACACCcctatataaaacaaaattctcTACTACATTTCTTACACAATCTCATCTCATTCACCGCATACAAAGAAACCTATCTAACATGGAAACACTTAAGAAACATCTCATTGTAACTCTTTTTGTGATTTTGGTCATGAGCAATGTGTCTCTAACAAGATCAAAGAAGAGTGAGAATGAGAAGATTAGTTACATAGTACATGTTGCCAAATCCAAAATGCCAGCAAGCTTCGATCACCATTCAATCTGGTATGAATCAATTCTTAAGTCGGTATCCGAGTCAGCAGAAATGCTCTACACTTATAATAATGCAATTAATGGATTCTCAACAAGTTTGACAGTTGAAGAACTTCAGTCACTAAAGACCCAAGTTGGGATTCTAAAGGTGACACTAGATAGAAAATACAAACTTTTCACAACTCGAACACCTAAATTCCTTGGGATCGATAAAATATATCGTACATTTCCCACAACAAACAAAAGTAGTGATATAATTGTGGGACTCCTCGACACAGGTGTATGGCCTGAAAGCAAGAGCTTCGATGATACTGGATACGGGCCAATTCCCAGGACTTGGAAAGGAAAATGTGAAATAGGTATCAATTTCACGGCCTCAAATTGTAATAAGAAATTGATTGGTGCGAGGTTCTATGCAAAGGGATTCGAGGCATCTGTTGGTTTGATTAATGAAACCATCGAGTCTAGGTCCCCTCGAGATGATCATGGACATGGAACCCATACAGCGAGCACAGCTGTAGGATCTCCAGTGGGGAATGCAAATTTTTTCGGCTACGCCAATGGGACAGCACGTGGGATGGCTGTTGGGGCTAGAGTTGCTATCTATAAGGTTTGTTGGGGAGGATGTTTTGCTTCTGATATATTGGCTGCAATTGATCAAGCAATTGTCGACAAAGTCAATATTCTTTCTTTGTCTTTAGGAAGTGGCCCAAAGCAATATTTTGATGACAACATTGCAATTGGAGCCTTTGCAGCAATGGAACATGGGATTCTCGTTTCATGTGCTGCAGGAAACAATGGTCCTTTCCGTTCAACTGTCACAAATATAGCACCTTGGATTACCACTGTAGGTTCTGGCACACTCGATCGAGATTTTCCAGTATATGTTCGTCTtggaaatagaaaaaaatacttTGGTGCAACCTTTTCTAATGTTAGTTCTTTTCCCAATACTCTATTGCCATTCATATATGCTGGAAATGCAAGCAATGATGAAGGAAAAGGTCTTGGTACATGTCTTCCAGGCAGCTTAAATTCAGAGAAGGTATCCGGAAAGATTGTGTTGTGTGATCGTGGAGAGATTTCAAGAATTGAGAAAGGAAATATAGTAAAATCCGTTGGTGGTTTGGGTATGGTACTAGCTAACACTATGGAAAACGGAGAAGAAACGGTGGCAGATGCCTACTTTATGCCAGCAATTAATGTGGGCTATAAAGATGGTGAAGCTAtcaaaaaatacttattttctAATCCAAAACCGATGGGTAAAATTGTGTTTCGGGGAACAAGGATTGGGGTTAAGCCGTCGCCTGTTGTTGCAAAGTTAAGCTCACGAGGCCCCAATTCAATAACCCCGCAAATATTGAAGCCTGAT
It contains:
- the LOC123909133 gene encoding subtilisin-like protease SBT1.7 is translated as MYSSTPLYKTKFSTTFLTQSHLIHRIQRNLSNMETLKKHLIVTLFVILVMSNVSLTRSKKSENEKISYIVHVAKSKMPASFDHHSIWYESILKSVSESAEMLYTYNNAINGFSTSLTVEELQSLKTQVGILKVTLDRKYKLFTTRTPKFLGIDKIYRTFPTTNKSSDIIVGLLDTGVWPESKSFDDTGYGPIPRTWKGKCEIGINFTASNCNKKLIGARFYAKGFEASVGLINETIESRSPRDDHGHGTHTASTAVGSPVGNANFFGYANGTARGMAVGARVAIYKVCWGGCFASDILAAIDQAIVDKVNILSLSLGSGPKQYFDDNIAIGAFAAMEHGILVSCAAGNNGPFRSTVTNIAPWITTVGSGTLDRDFPVYVRLGNRKKYFGATFSNVSSFPNTLLPFIYAGNASNDEGKGLGTCLPGSLNSEKVSGKIVLCDRGEISRIEKGNIVKSVGGLGMVLANTMENGEETVADAYFMPAINVGYKDGEAIKKYLFSNPKPMGKIVFRGTRIGVKPSPVVAKLSSRGPNSITPQILKPDLIAPGIKILAAYTGNVSPTYLVSDPRRVDFYLLSGTSMACPHVSGLAALIKSVHPEWSPAAIRSALMTTAYTTYKNNQTLLDEASKNPATPFDFGAGHVNPISALNPGLVYDLTVDDYLSFLCALNYSNANIEIVARRKYTCDPKKQYSITDLNYPSFVVVFEGGHSVEEIKYTRTLTNVGSARTYKVSVKSDAPSVKISVEPEVLSFKRNEKKLYTVTFTTSGSKPNGTQSFGRLEWSNGKIVVKSPIAFIWKLN